The proteins below are encoded in one region of Dehalococcoidia bacterium:
- the rplS gene encoding 50S ribosomal protein L19: protein MDIRSVVQLEPNPNIAKFGPGDTVKVHYRIVEGDRTRTQVFSGIVIRTRPSGAGATFTVRQILHGIGVERTFPYHSPLLEKLETVAHGHARRAKLYYIRGLSRKKTRLKMKSR from the coding sequence ATGGATATCCGATCTGTCGTCCAGCTTGAGCCCAATCCGAATATCGCCAAGTTCGGTCCCGGTGATACTGTTAAAGTTCACTACAGAATCGTTGAAGGGGACCGAACGCGCACGCAAGTGTTCAGCGGCATCGTTATTCGGACCCGACCCAGCGGTGCCGGAGCTACTTTCACGGTGAGGCAAATTCTCCACGGTATTGGAGTGGAACGGACTTTCCCTTATCACTCCCCTCTTCTGGAAAAGCTTGAAACTGTCGCTCACGGCCACGCCCGGAGGGCAAAGCTGTATTACATCAGGGGTCTCAGCCGAAAGAAGACTCGCCTGAAAATGAAATCGAGATA